The proteins below come from a single Sporosarcina sp. FSL K6-3457 genomic window:
- a CDS encoding DUF4073 domain-containing protein encodes MKNRKWIKVMSMFLVVLLISNGLQLGLVGKGYAIEDDGIAGDGMEANPFIITTPEQLDKVRDNLTAHYKLGNDIDLNVSPYNTGEGWEPIGSDSDQFGGSFDGNGKIISNLFINRPDEENMGLFGYVSGQVKNLGLQNANITGNLKVGALVGTNMGGNISKTSASGVVEGSLFVGGLVGYSTGTIDKSHATSNVSGQQQSVGGLVGQNNGSISESYAAGNVSVLPSTSFVGGLVGLGHGLVDNVTSSYWDNETTGQTTSFASDDLFGKTTTEMMQQATFVDWDFGGTWEINEGTSYPTLKFQDSTGGADTVAPVLTAGTAERTSDATATVKFTSNEAGEYYYSVIAVGEPVPTLDTNGIGVATTTEETIISLIGLASGVQDIYIQVKDAAGNISIALKIEIPIYSGMAGEGTEANPYIVTTPEQLNQVRDNLTAHYKLENNIDLSMYGADYDEGKGWIPIATFTGSFDGNGKTISNLFIDRLADDSIGLFGRVQGQGNISNVGLVGIDIKGKQNVGGLVGFNSGTISRSYVTGSVIGRNYTGGLVGFNYGGSEVIKSYSQATVDGTTEIGGLVGVNSGSINESYSTGKVTSANGVGGLVSFSPGSATSSYWDTEATGQTTSAGSDASFGKTTVEMKQQSTFAGWDFDDTWKINEGVGYPAFIWQEDDGGSDTVAPVLTAGTVERTSDATATVKFTSNEAGEYYYSVIAVGEPVPTLDTNGIGVATTTEETTISLSDLVLGAQDIYIQVKDTAGNVSTALKIEIPAPANEEGTISWDIYSGGAAGLAGKLTPSLQLKSSEQGIPTTMQSYSDSHVESGISYTVKSSGSSDIRRWWYNLFFVPNPQPANLADKLIIELSGNVYYFGAKFTGTNSGGLLQNGTTVNVTVTDKQGNSKIFTHSDQGENYYLIQSEFPISKIEVDAENQYSTSGEIVIGSFYDEIPPNYTISPSTNNPIEGTVTGGGTYLEGVETMVKATPNNGYEFENWTVEGVTISDNPEYILKADKNYNLIANFKPKDYSITYHLNGGTNDNSNPTSYTITTETITLGEPRRVGYSFVGWLEQDATGQTVTQIEKGSTGDKLLWAKWLLNSIPAPNVTTDDALNIIIGINSTMEYQIDDGEWTAYDASSPPDLSGDKTVKVRVRAESGTGMPAGSITTLQFSTNISLMVVVFDTQGGSEVGNRTVNYNTTIVAPTPPTRTGYIFAGWYKEVGLMNEWDFSIDQVTSGTTLYAKWTVQKYTVDFNVDGGSIVSSQNIEHGQQAIQPTVPTKTGYTFAGWYTDATFGTAFDFVTTPISGATTVYAKWAIQKHAVDFNVDGGSKVSSQNIEHGQKATQPTAPTKTGYTFAGWYTDATFETTFDFVATPISEATTVYTKWTITSYTVTFDSQGGHAIGSTTANYNTTITAPTSPTRAGYTFGGWYKEVGLTNAWNFTTNSVIGDTTLYAKWTVNEPIPPSTESTVPSSPTPTQPTVEEINVDVEIGTAITKTPVKRTTEPDGTVKDQVTFTTEKVNEAIEKLRELQQDTARIIIPDNEDKVSEVNVTVPRESVDALANEKANLEIYTENVQIRIPYTSMQDFGEDLYFRVVPLKEQTQKNEVEERAKQEESVQKIANGKTIQVLGRPMVIETNMENRPVTLTIPLPDALPTDEKERQHLLDNLVVYIEHDDGTKEVIQGKLVTYKDGKQGIEFGIDKFSTFTLIYVEGLVDYSEEQDVNSHSAYIQGYPDKTFKLNAPVTRSQMATMLARNSGYTEEADETDWYNDVPKTHGAYNAILTVKKIGVMVGDGNSFNPSGNITRAQMARIVYRWVQNACENDSNAYEKCANLSSIDGVSYTDVSSENSAAQAILAIRKFEIMEGYGDGTFRPGEKLTRAQAVKVLNRLYKRGPLYGDFEPSFTDVPTSHWAFREIEEAARNHVYTISTDGKENFVEE; translated from the coding sequence ATGAAAAATAGAAAATGGATAAAAGTAATGTCCATGTTTTTAGTAGTATTGCTGATTTCGAATGGTCTACAGCTGGGACTGGTAGGAAAAGGGTATGCGATAGAAGATGATGGGATAGCGGGGGATGGAATGGAAGCAAATCCGTTCATCATAACGACCCCAGAGCAACTTGATAAAGTACGAGATAATCTAACTGCCCATTATAAGCTTGGGAATGATATTGATCTAAACGTCTCTCCTTATAATACAGGTGAGGGCTGGGAACCGATTGGGTCAGACTCTGATCAATTTGGGGGTAGTTTTGATGGCAATGGAAAAATCATTAGTAACCTTTTTATCAATAGGCCAGATGAAGAGAATATGGGGCTATTCGGTTATGTTTCTGGCCAAGTAAAAAATTTGGGACTGCAGAATGCAAATATCACAGGAAATCTAAAAGTGGGCGCCTTGGTAGGTACAAACATGGGTGGCAATATTAGTAAAACTTCTGCATCAGGAGTTGTAGAAGGTTCGCTGTTTGTTGGAGGTCTAGTAGGATATAGTACCGGAACCATTGATAAATCTCATGCGACAAGTAATGTTAGTGGACAGCAACAAAGCGTAGGCGGTCTGGTGGGGCAAAATAATGGAAGTATCAGTGAATCTTATGCCGCTGGAAATGTATCAGTATTACCAAGTACTTCATTTGTAGGTGGTTTAGTAGGTTTAGGTCACGGTTTAGTGGATAATGTTACTTCTTCTTACTGGGACAATGAAACGACCGGACAAACTACAAGTTTTGCAAGTGATGATCTATTCGGTAAGACAACTACGGAAATGATGCAACAGGCTACATTTGTAGACTGGGATTTCGGTGGCACTTGGGAAATCAATGAAGGAACAAGTTATCCAACCCTCAAATTTCAAGATAGTACTGGGGGCGCAGATACCGTTGCCCCAGTTTTAACAGCAGGAACGGCGGAACGAACTTCAGATGCAACGGCTACAGTGAAATTCACATCAAACGAAGCCGGAGAATATTATTATTCAGTTATAGCAGTTGGAGAACCAGTACCTACACTAGATACAAATGGAATTGGAGTTGCAACAACAACGGAAGAAACAATAATCAGCCTAATTGGTTTGGCTTCAGGCGTCCAGGACATCTATATTCAGGTGAAAGATGCAGCTGGTAATATCAGTATAGCTTTGAAAATAGAGATTCCTATTTATAGCGGAATGGCAGGAGAAGGAACGGAAGCGAATCCGTACATTGTTACAACGCCAGAACAGTTGAACCAAGTAAGAGACAATCTAACCGCTCATTATAAGCTTGAAAATAATATTGATTTATCGATGTATGGTGCGGATTATGATGAAGGAAAAGGCTGGATACCGATTGCCACATTTACAGGTAGTTTTGATGGCAATGGAAAAACGATTAGCAATCTTTTTATCGATAGATTGGCTGATGATTCCATAGGGTTATTTGGTAGAGTCCAAGGCCAAGGGAACATAAGTAATGTTGGATTGGTAGGTATTGATATTAAAGGAAAGCAGAACGTTGGTGGATTAGTGGGATTCAATTCTGGCACTATTAGTAGATCCTATGTTACAGGAAGTGTCATAGGTAGAAATTACACGGGAGGATTAGTAGGCTTTAACTATGGCGGAAGTGAGGTTATCAAATCCTATTCCCAGGCAACCGTTGATGGTACCACTGAGATAGGTGGTTTAGTGGGGGTAAATAGTGGAAGTATTAATGAATCTTATTCGACCGGAAAAGTGACAAGTGCTAATGGTGTTGGAGGACTTGTGAGTTTTTCCCCTGGTTCAGCTACATCATCGTACTGGGATACAGAAGCTACTGGTCAAACAACAAGTGCCGGCAGTGATGCGTCCTTCGGTAAAACAACTGTGGAGATGAAACAACAGTCCACATTTGCCGGCTGGGATTTCGATGATACTTGGAAAATAAATGAAGGGGTAGGCTATCCCGCATTCATTTGGCAAGAAGATGATGGAGGTTCGGATACTGTTGCTCCAGTTTTAACAGCAGGAACGGTAGAACGAACTTCAGATGCAACGGCCACAGTGAAATTCACATCAAACGAAGCCGGAGAATATTATTATTCAGTTATAGCAGTTGGAGAACCAGTACCTACACTAGATACAAATGGAATTGGAGTTGCAACAACAACGGAAGAAACAACAATTAGCCTATCTGATTTGGTTTTAGGTGCACAAGATATCTATATTCAGGTCAAAGATACAGCAGGGAATGTAAGTACTGCACTGAAAATTGAAATCCCTGCCCCTGCGAATGAGGAGGGTACTATTTCTTGGGATATTTATTCAGGGGGCGCTGCTGGATTAGCAGGTAAACTAACGCCAAGCCTACAGCTTAAAAGTAGTGAACAAGGGATACCTACAACAATGCAGAGTTATTCCGATAGTCATGTTGAAAGTGGTATTAGTTATACCGTTAAAAGTAGTGGTTCTAGCGATATACGACGATGGTGGTACAATCTTTTCTTTGTTCCCAATCCGCAGCCAGCTAACCTGGCAGATAAACTTATAATTGAACTTAGTGGAAATGTTTATTATTTTGGGGCAAAGTTTACTGGTACAAATAGTGGTGGGCTATTACAAAATGGGACAACGGTTAATGTCACTGTTACTGACAAACAAGGGAACTCTAAAATCTTTACTCATTCTGATCAGGGCGAAAATTATTATTTGATTCAATCAGAATTTCCAATAAGCAAGATTGAAGTAGATGCCGAAAATCAATATTCAACTTCTGGGGAAATAGTTATTGGTTCCTTTTATGATGAAATACCGCCTAATTACACAATCTCACCATCCACAAATAATCCAATCGAAGGTACGGTTACAGGTGGCGGTACGTATTTAGAAGGTGTTGAAACAATGGTTAAGGCGACACCCAACAACGGCTATGAGTTTGAAAATTGGACTGTAGAGGGAGTCACGATTTCTGACAATCCGGAGTATATTCTGAAAGCTGATAAAAACTATAATCTGATAGCAAATTTTAAACCGAAGGATTACAGCATCACTTATCATTTGAATGGTGGAACAAACGATAACAGTAATCCCACAAGTTACACAATTACAACAGAGACTATAACGTTAGGTGAGCCTAGGAGGGTGGGGTATAGCTTTGTAGGATGGCTAGAGCAGGATGCTACTGGTCAGACAGTGACACAAATTGAGAAGGGAAGTACCGGGGATAAATTACTATGGGCAAAGTGGTTACTCAATTCCATTCCTGCCCCTAATGTAACCACTGATGATGCGTTGAATATAATTATAGGCATCAATTCCACGATGGAATATCAAATAGATGACGGGGAATGGACAGCCTATGATGCATCATCTCCACCGGATTTAAGTGGAGATAAGACGGTTAAGGTGAGGGTTAGGGCTGAATCTGGAACGGGTATGCCAGCAGGAAGCATAACCACTTTACAATTTTCCACTAATATCAGTCTAATGGTTGTTGTATTTGATACTCAAGGTGGTAGTGAGGTAGGCAACAGAACGGTAAATTATAATACAACAATCGTAGCACCAACACCACCGACAAGGACAGGCTATATATTTGCCGGTTGGTATAAAGAGGTCGGCTTAATGAATGAGTGGGATTTCTCAATCGACCAGGTAACGTCGGGCACAACGCTTTATGCGAAATGGACTGTTCAAAAGTATACTGTCGATTTTAACGTAGACGGAGGAAGTATAGTTTCAAGTCAAAACATTGAGCATGGTCAACAAGCAATACAACCGACTGTGCCAACGAAAACGGGTTACACATTTGCTGGCTGGTACACGGACGCAACTTTTGGAACAGCTTTTGATTTTGTGACGACACCTATAAGTGGAGCTACAACGGTTTATGCAAAGTGGGCAATCCAAAAACATGCTGTTGATTTTAATGTAGACGGGGGAAGCAAAGTTTCGAGTCAAAATATCGAGCATGGTCAAAAAGCAACGCAACCGACCGCGCCAACGAAAACGGGTTACACATTTGCTGGCTGGTATACGGACGCAACTTTTGAAACAACTTTTGATTTTGTGGCGACACCTATAAGTGAAGCTACAACGGTTTATACGAAATGGACAATCACTAGCTACACCGTTACATTTGATTCTCAAGGTGGACATGCAATAGGCAGTACAACCGCAAACTATAATACGACAATCACAGCACCTACATCGCCAACGCGAGCAGGTTATACATTTGGCGGTTGGTACAAAGAAGTAGGCTTGACCAATGCATGGAACTTTACAACGAATTCCGTAATAGGGGATACAACGCTCTATGCGAAATGGACTGTCAATGAACCGATACCACCATCAACAGAGTCAACAGTACCATCGTCACCAACACCGACACAACCAACTGTTGAGGAAATCAATGTCGATGTAGAAATTGGAACAGCCATCACCAAAACACCAGTTAAGCGTACGACAGAACCGGATGGAACTGTCAAAGACCAAGTAACCTTCACAACAGAAAAAGTGAATGAAGCCATCGAGAAACTAAGAGAATTACAACAGGATACGGCAAGAATCATCATTCCTGATAACGAAGACAAAGTGAGTGAAGTGAATGTAACGGTTCCAAGGGAATCCGTGGATGCACTCGCTAACGAGAAAGCCAATCTAGAAATCTATACAGAAAATGTTCAAATTCGTATTCCGTACACTTCAATGCAAGATTTCGGAGAAGATTTATATTTCCGTGTTGTCCCGCTGAAAGAGCAGACACAAAAAAATGAGGTCGAAGAACGGGCTAAACAAGAAGAGAGTGTTCAAAAGATAGCCAATGGGAAAACAATTCAAGTGTTAGGTAGACCGATGGTAATTGAAACAAATATGGAAAATCGTCCAGTAACGCTAACAATCCCACTGCCTGATGCGTTACCGACGGATGAAAAAGAACGTCAGCATCTACTGGATAATCTTGTAGTTTACATTGAGCATGATGACGGTACAAAAGAAGTCATTCAAGGGAAGCTTGTTACCTATAAAGATGGTAAACAAGGGATAGAATTCGGGATAGACAAATTCAGTACGTTTACATTAATTTATGTGGAAGGGTTAGTGGATTATTCAGAGGAACAGGATGTGAACTCGCATTCTGCATATATTCAAGGATATCCAGATAAAACGTTTAAACTGAATGCCCCTGTGACAAGATCACAAATGGCAACGATGTTAGCAAGAAATAGTGGCTACACTGAAGAAGCAGACGAAACAGATTGGTATAATGATGTACCGAAAACACACGGAGCATACAACGCTATTTTAACTGTCAAAAAAATAGGAGTTATGGTCGGAGATGGCAATTCCTTCAACCCAAGCGGAAACATTACACGTGCACAAATGGCTAGAATTGTCTATAGATGGGTTCAAAATGCCTGTGAAAATGATTCGAATGCTTACGAAAAGTGTGCAAACCTTTCGAGCATTGATGGAGTCTCGTATACGGATGTTTCAAGTGAGAATTCGGCAGCCCAAGCGATTCTTGCCATTCGGAAATTCGAAATAATGGAAGGGTATGGAGACGGGACATTCAGACCTGGTGAAAAATTAACAAGAGCACAAGCTGTCAAAGTATTAAATCGTTTATATAAACGTGGTCCACTATATGGGGACTTCGAACCTAGTTTTACAGACGTCCCAACAAGTCATTGGGCATTTAGGGAGATTGAAGAAGCGGCTCGAAATCACGTGTACACTATTTCAACTGATGGTAAAGAGAATTTCGTGGAAGAATAG